AACCTTCTGCCTGCAGGACGTGCTGGTAAATACGCGCTTCCGGTTTACGCATCCCCAGTTCCTGGGAAAGATAAATATGGTCGGCGGCCTGGCGAACCTCCGGGTATTCGTCCGGCCAGAATGTGGTATGCAGCCTGTTGGTGTTAGAAAGAACGACGACGCGATGCCCTTGCTCGCGCAGCTTGTGCATAATGCCGATAACGTCTGGCCGTATGCCAACGAAAACGGCCTGCCAGCCGTGAGAAAATTGTTCGTAACTCAGCGGCAGCGCCATTTCATGACAGACAGCCTCCGCGAAAGCCTCATCGGTTATTTCACCCCGTTCATGCTGGCGAAAAGCCTCCCCCATCGTAAAGCTGTGCTTCAACGAAGCCAGCGGGACACGGCTCAGATCGCTCCAGGTACCTAACACGCGGTTGAAGTCGATATCGACAATCACATTACCTAAGTCAAAGATATAGAGCATGTTCTTCTCCTTGCTAGCCGTGGATGAATAACTGTAGCGGGAAAGGAGAGGTTTGACTATGTGCCACATCGTGAAACCGGTAACGGTCATATCTGAAAAAGGCGATGCCATGCATCGCCTTATTTCCCCTGGTGTCGCGTTTAGAAACTGTACTTAACACCCAACATAGCCGCAGTATCGCTATAACTGTTGTCGCCAACCTGCTGAGCGACGTTGCCCCACACCTGCAGGCGCGGATTAATTTGCCCTTCAACCCCCACTTTCAGCTCACCGATATTTTTAGTGCCGCTGATTTCATCCTGAATTGCCCCCATCTGGACACTCTGGTTGTGGGTATTGTGGATCCAGTT
This Citrobacter enshiensis DNA region includes the following protein-coding sequences:
- the yihX gene encoding glucose-1-phosphatase, which encodes MLYIFDLGNVIVDIDFNRVLGTWSDLSRVPLASLKHSFTMGEAFRQHERGEITDEAFAEAVCHEMALPLSYEQFSHGWQAVFVGIRPDVIGIMHKLREQGHRVVVLSNTNRLHTTFWPDEYPEVRQAADHIYLSQELGMRKPEARIYQHVLQAEGFSADDAVFFDDNGDNIEGANQLGITSIRVTDKTTIPDYFAKLLC